In a genomic window of Sutcliffiella sp. FSL R7-0096:
- a CDS encoding YozD family protein, with the protein MKEIEVVIDTEEIAEFFYNELVRRGYVPAESEIEELADIMFDYLLEKCIIDEEIE; encoded by the coding sequence GTGAAAGAAATCGAAGTAGTTATTGATACAGAGGAAATTGCCGAGTTCTTTTACAATGAGCTGGTAAGGCGTGGGTATGTTCCAGCTGAAAGCGAGATTGAAGAGTTGGCGGATATCATGTTCGATTATCTACTGGAAAAATGCATTATTGATGAAGAAATAGAATAG